DNA from Candidatus Eisenbacteria bacterium:
CCGCCGGCCGCTCGCCATCGACACCTCGAGCGCGCGCACGATGCGCACGGTGTCGTGCGGGTGGATGCGCGCGGCGGCCGCGGGATCGACGTGCACGAGCCCGCGATGGAGGGCCGCGGTGCCCATGCGCTCGGCCATCGCCACGAGCGTCGCGCGCAGGGCGGGGTCGCGCGGCGGCGCCGGACACAGGCCGTAGAGCAACGCCCGTACGTAGAGCCCGGTGCCACCGACCACCAGCGCGTGACGACCCCGGTGGCGGATGTCCGCCACCGCCGCCAGCGCGTGCGCGCGAAAGCGCGCGACGTCGTACGTCTCGTCGGGCGGGACGAGGTCGAGGCCGTGGTGCGCGACGATCTGCCGTTCCTCCGGCGTCGGCTTGGCGGTGCCGATGTCGAGCTCGCGATGCACCTGCCGTGAATCCGCCGAGACGATCTCCGCGCCCACGCGCTGCGCCAGCTCGAGGCCGAGGCGCGTCTTTCCGCTCGCCGTCGGCCCGACGAGACACACCAGGCGCGGGCGCTCCACGCTCACCTCAGCGCTGGAAGAGCGCCTCGACCGCGCTCCGCCGCAGGAGCGCGGCCACCGGCCGTCCGTGTGGGCAGTGGGCGTTCACCGGTACGTCGTCCATCGACGCGAGCAGCGCGTCCACCTGACCGCGCTCGAGGCGCTGGCCGACACGCACCGCGCTGTGGCAGGCGATCGTCGCCAGCACCGCATCGACCGCGCGGGCGACGGCCTCCGATGCTCCCGTGGTCGCGAGCTCGGCCGCGAGCGCCCGCACGAGAGCGCCCGCATCCCGGTCCCGCAGCAGGCGAGGCATCGTGCGCAGGAGATACGTCCCTTCGCCGAACGCTTCGCCCTCGAGCCCGGCGGCGGCGAGCGCCGACGCGTGCTCGGCGAGCGCGCCGCACTCGGTCCGCGACAGGGTGACCGTCTCGGGCACGAGCAGCGCGTCGCGCTCGACACCGCGGGCGGCGTGCTCCGCCTGGAGGCCCTCGAAGAGGACGCGCTCGTGGGCCGCATGCTGGTCGATGAGGAGCGCCTGGCCGTCGCGCTCGCACAAGAGGTAGCCGTCGAAGAGCTGCCCGACGAAGCGGAGCGCGCGGAAGCCGCGGGTCGCGGGCTGCCAGAGGCTTCCCTGGTCGCTCGCCGCCTCCGAGCGGACGACCGGTGGCGACGATCCATAGGGCGACGGCGGCTCGGCCACGCGCTCGGCAGCTCCCGAGGGAGGGATCGGCGCGCTCGCCGGCGCCGGGGGCGCCAGCGCCTGACGAAGCTGCGCGCGGACGGCGCTCGCGACCAGCCGATGGACGCTCGAGCTACGATGGAAGCGCACCTCGAGCTTGGCGGGATGGACGTTCACGTCCATCGTGCCGGGCGACACGCGGATGAACAGCACGACCGCCGGGTAGCGTCCC
Protein-coding regions in this window:
- the miaA gene encoding tRNA (adenosine(37)-N6)-dimethylallyltransferase MiaA: MERPRLVCLVGPTASGKTRLGLELAQRVGAEIVSADSRQVHRELDIGTAKPTPEERQIVAHHGLDLVPPDETYDVARFRAHALAAVADIRHRGRHALVVGGTGLYVRALLYGLCPAPPRDPALRATLVAMAERMGTAALHRGLVHVDPAAAARIHPHDTVRIVRALEVSMASGRRLSEWQATHAFADASFEALVIGLAVPTPTLDARIARRIDAMLAAGWLDEVRRLASRGYGDEAPVWRTLGYAEMRRVVEGRAELAEAAQATALATRRYAKRQRTWFRHEPHVVWRDPDRDTARIADDVAAFLGGARIAKAQGPE
- the mutL gene encoding DNA mismatch repair endonuclease MutL codes for the protein MAKIAILPPDVQGQIAAGEVIERPASVVKELAENALDAGARQIDVRLVAGGVDGITVVDDGEGMTPDDAVLAFARHATSKLTGIADLVRVGTLGFRGEALPSIAAAGRVRLTTRRADAEVGAVVEADANGARAAGPAGAAPGTTVEVAGLFEAMPARRKFLRTPATEVGHVADALTRLAVASPTTGVRLVADGRELFHYPAVRDVRQRLAQVLGAERAASFVAIEADGPGAEISGVLGPPRESLSSARLLWTYVGFSGGGRSGVRWVRDRVLTHAVLDGFESFVVKGRYPAVVLFIRVSPGTMDVNVHPAKLEVRFHRSSSVHRLVASAVRAQLRQALAPPAPASAPIPPSGAAERVAEPPSPYGSSPPVVRSEAASDQGSLWQPATRGFRALRFVGQLFDGYLLCERDGQALLIDQHAAHERVLFEGLQAEHAARGVERDALLVPETVTLSRTECGALAEHASALAAAGLEGEAFGEGTYLLRTMPRLLRDRDAGALVRALAAELATTGASEAVARAVDAVLATIACHSAVRVGQRLERGQVDALLASMDDVPVNAHCPHGRPVAALLRRSAVEALFQR